One region of Equus caballus isolate H_3958 breed thoroughbred chromosome 23, TB-T2T, whole genome shotgun sequence genomic DNA includes:
- the LOC100053069 gene encoding interferon omega-2, giving the protein MALLPSLLTALVVISYGPGGALGCDLPQNHILVSRKNFVLLGQMSRISSAVCLKDRKDFRFPQDMADGRQFPEAQATSVLHEMLQQIFSLFHTERSSAAWNTTLLDELCTGLLRQLEDLDTCLEQEMGEEESALGTVRPTLAVKRYFRGIHLYLKEKKYSDCAWEIVRMEIMRSFSSSSNLQERFRMKDGDLGSP; this is encoded by the coding sequence AtggccctcctgccctctctcttgACGGCCCTGGTGGTGATCAGCTATGGTCCTGGTGGAGCTCTGGGCTGTGACCTGCCTCAGAACCACATCCTGGTTAGCAGGAAGAACTTCGTGCTTCTGGGCCAAATGAGCAGAATCTCCTCCGCAGTCTGTCTGAAGGACAGAAAAGACTTCAGGTTCCCCCAGGACATGGCGGATGGCAGGCAGTTCCCAGAGGCCCAGGCCACGTCTGTCCTCCACGAGATGCTCCAGCAGATCTTCAGCCTCTTCCACACAGAGCGCTCGTCTGCTGCCTGGAACACGACCCTCCTGGACGAACTCTGCACGGGACTCCTTCGGCAGCTGGAAGACCTGGACACCTGTTTGGAGCaggagatgggagaggaagaATCTGCCCTGGGAACTGTGCGCCCTACACTGGCCGTGAAGAGGTACTTCCGGGGGATCCATCTCTacctgaaagagaagaaatacagtgactgtgcctgggagattgTCCGAATGGAAATCATGAGATCCTTCTCTTCATCATCAAACCTGCAAGAAAGGTTCAGAATGAAGGATGGAGACCTGGGCTCACCTTGA
- the LOC111770185 gene encoding WW domain-binding protein 11-like — protein sequence MEQSIAIAISRETWESRISALRLYHSDTERAATAQQRAQTPVAAPSGRQGAPALAVTDPPAPPAQRDPPGAPAADTGRPGASPSAGARPGRGAAGLRDRAGRDNAEQTLPFGPTRRGAPPGPRQSLPLPAPARVHPSLSPGRSGPHRFQERALIRGPAARGQSVLWAVSRLRRLSGEKDTNSGKRRRSYNLDSRDGILRPPPVE from the coding sequence ATGGAGCAGAGCATCGCCATTGCCATCAGCAGAGAAACCTGGGAGTCCAGAATCTCAGCACTTCGCCTGTACCACAGTGACACTGAGCGCGCGGCCACCGCTCAACAGCGCGCGCAAACCCCCGTCGCTGCCCCCAGCGGCCGGCAGGGGGCGCCCGCACTCGCCGTGACCGACCCTCCGGCGCCGCCCGCCCAGCGGGACCCGCCTGGGGCTCCGGCCGCGGACACCGGGAGACCCGGCGCGTCGCCGTCCGCGGGAGCCCGGCCCGGGCGAGGCGCCGCGGGGCTCAGGGACCGCGCGGGGCGGGACAACGCGGAGCAAACGCTTCCTTTCGGCCCGACGCGGCGGGGAGCTCCGCCGGGGCCCCGCCAGAGCCTTCCGCTGCCTGCGCCTGCCCGCGTccatccttccctttctcctggaAGGTCGGGGCCACACCGTTTCCAAGAGCGCGCGCTCATTCGGGGACCGGCGGCTCGAGGTCAGAGCGTGCTGTGGGCTGTTTCCAGGCTCAGGAGGCTTTCTGGGGAGAAAGACACGAATTCGGGGAAACGGAGACGCAGCTACAATCTGGACAGTAGGGACGGAATATTGCGACCCCCTCCAGTGGAATGA